A single region of the Salvelinus sp. IW2-2015 linkage group LG20, ASM291031v2, whole genome shotgun sequence genome encodes:
- the LOC111981325 gene encoding hypocretin neuropeptide precursor-like, producing the protein MCLNTKHLTTAPGMDTACSTTKKLKVLILLLLVSHLACDAQEVANSCRQKSHSCRLYVLLCRSGNGTGTRGPLTDDASAGILTLSKRKETDERRFQSRLSQLLHGSRNQAAGILTMGKRTEDTAEPLMRLFPILETDLTTTSQLVLQLPFK; encoded by the exons ATGTGTCTCAACACAAAGCACCTTACTACAGCACCAGGGATGGACACAGCGTGCTCAACCACCAAG AAACTCAAGGTTCTCATCTTGTTGCTACTCGTCTCTCATCTGGCCTGTGATGCTCAGGAGGTTGCCAACTCTTGCAGACAGAAATCCCACTCCTGCCGTCTTTACGTCCTGCTCTGTCGCTCAGGAAATGGGACGGGGACAAGGGGACCCCTCACTGATGACGCAAGCGCTGGAATCCTCACACTCAGTAAACGGAAAGAAACTGATGAACGTCGCTTCCAGAGCCGGTTGAGTCAGCTACTCCACGGGTCACGGAACCAAGCGGCGGGAATCTTAACGATGGGGAAGAGGACCGAAGACACAGCAGAACCGCTCATGCGCTTGTTTCCCATTTTAGAGACGGACCTCACTACCACATCCCAATTGGTTTTACAACTACCATTCAAGTGA